One part of the Magallana gigas chromosome 5, xbMagGiga1.1, whole genome shotgun sequence genome encodes these proteins:
- the LOC105343393 gene encoding uncharacterized protein produces MMWFRICLLLTVALTLVNAHGTYRLVHPALVPGWLDRFPNSRILLNRDYYNYLYRRLILRDPYWRSRIHLHRHIYPAVIRSQRVNINPVLLRRNVRVIAPQVQQTSVVGIPPPIPQDNRHLIGKAETFIRYTSPSLDKYNTPWQKISSSYRDYGEATSPALYDRPSYGGGSIPSGYDDQEIFPDSDYGYGLQESAYLGGGGFGGGEFGGSLGIGGAGLGEFGGSLGIGGGGLGEFGGSLDLSGGGLGLTAGASNYEYVQPRQTF; encoded by the exons ATGATGTGGTTCAGAATCTGCCTTTTATTGACAGTAGCGTTGACGCTGGTAAACGCCCACGGAACCTACCGTTTGGTTCATCCGGCATTAGTGCCCGGCTGGCTCGATAGGTTCCCCAACTCCAGGATTCTACTAAACAGAGACTATTACAATTACCTCTACCGGAGGTTAATTCTGCGGGATCCATACTGGCGTTCAAGAATTCACCTTCATAGGCACATCTACCCCGCAGTCATTCGAAGCCAGAGGGTCAATATAAATCCCGTCCTCTTGAGAAGAAACGTTAGAGTCATCGCTCCACAAGTTCAGCAGACGTCTGTCGTTGGTATCCCGCCCCCTATCCCACAGGACAATCGTCATCTAATAGGAAAGGCGGAAACGTTTATCCGATACACCAGCCCAAGTCTTGACAAATACAACACTCCTTGGCAAAAAATCTCCTCTAGTTACCGAGACTACGGAGAAGCTACATCCCCAGCTCTGTACGACCGACCCTCCTATGGCGGTGGCAGTATACCCTCTGGTTATGACGACCAGGAGATCTTTCCCGATTCTGATTATGGATACGGTCTTCAAGAATCGGCATATTTAGGTGGCGGGGGTTTCGGCGGGGGTGAATTCGGTGGTTCGCTTGGTATAGGCGGAGCTGGCCTGGGTGAATTCGGTGGTTCGCTTGGTATAGGCGGAGGTGGCCTGGGGGAATTCGGTGGTTCGCTTGATCTAAGCGGAGGTGGCCTAGGTTTAACTG CTGGTGCATCCAACTACGAATATGTTCAACCAAGACAGACGTTTTAA
- the LOC105343392 gene encoding NAD(P) transhydrogenase, mitochondrial produces the protein MLFKLHTSAKLVTLGSSVQSLSLRCSRGLKNPARFFSQKAEQEAPKGIPYNKLTIGVPKEIFKNERRVAMSPATVTVLTKKGFNINIEENAGLEAKFKNDEYAKAGAKIISKKEAFESDIVLKVRAPMTEEIANFRSGTTLISFLYPKQNPELVKQLAEQNLNVFAMDMIPRISRAQVFDALSSMANISGYKAVVEAANNFGRFFTGQITAAGKVPPAKVFVIGGGVAGLASIGTAKAMGAVVRAYDVRPAAREQIESLGGQFLEVSVQESGAGEGGYAKDISEMSQEFQEAQKALYAKQCEECDVVITTALVPGKPAPKLVSKAVVDRMKPGSVIVDLAAEAGGNFETTRPGELYKYNDVTHIGYTDLPSRLPTQSSTLYSNNISKLLLSMGEKDHFNINLEDEVVRGSIVVQNGQVLPPAPPPKLDAAPAAAAAPTKVAPPPPPTKFQTTMKDAVVYSSGLGAITAIGCISPSPAFMSMVTTFGLAGIVGYHTVWGVTPALHSPLMSVTNAISGITAVGGLLLMGGGYTPSNTIETLSALAAFISSINIGGGFTVTQRMLDMFKRPTDPPEYNKLYAIPGGVLLGTYGYAASTNLFPDIHQATYLAASMCCVGALTGLSSQSTSRIGNALGMIGVSSGVAATLGLLKPSLENFTQMAACMGAGGLIGVLGGKNVEVTDLPQMVALFHSLVGAAAVLTCFANYLLEQPHFATDPAANVIKTFLFLGTYIGGVTFTGSLIAFGKLQGVLKSDPLLLPGRHAMNLGMLLGNVGAMGTFMVSDDPTTQLACLGTTTALSSIMGVTLTAAIGGADMPVVITVLNSYSGWALCAEGFMLNNNLMTIVGALIGSSGAILSYIMCVAMNRSLTNVILGGYGTKSTGTGKPMEITGTHTEIDVPSAVEMITEARNIIITPGYGLCVAKAQYPIAEMVELLKKKGINVRFGIHPVAGRMPGQLNVLLAEAGVPYDIVLEMDEINDDFPDTDLVLVIGANDTVNSAAEEDPNSIIAGMPVLRVWGSKNVIVMKRTLGVGYAAVDNPIFFKQNTNMLLGDAKKTCDALLTKIKEHYGEA, from the exons ATGTTGTTCAAACTACACACGTCGGCCAAGTTGGTCACTTTGGGATCAAGTGTGCAAAGTCTTTCATTACGATGCAGTCGTGGTCTGAAGAATCCAGCAAGGTTCTTTTCCCAAAAGGCTGAACAG gAGGCACCAAAGGGAATTCCTTACAATAAACTCACCATCGGAGTTCCCAAGgaaatattcaaaaatgaaCGTCGAGTTGCCATGTCCCCTGCTACTGTGACGGTACTGACAAAGAAAGGGTTCAACATCAACATTGAGGAAAATGCAGGCCTGGAAGCAAAGTTCAAGAACGATGAGTATGCTAAAGCAGGAGCCAAAATCATTTCCAAGAAAGAGGCCTTTGAATCTGACATAGTCCTCAAGGTCAGGGCACCCATGACGGAAGAGATTGCAAACTTCAGGAGTGGTACCACCTTGATCAGCTTCCTGTACCCCAAACAGAACCCCGAGCTTGTAAAACAGCTGGCAGAGCAAAATCTCAATGTATTTGCCATGGACATGATTCCACGTATCAGCAGGGCTCAGGTTTTCGACGCCCTGAGTTCCATGGCTAACATTTCTGGATACAAGGCAGTAGTGGAGGCTGCTAACAACTTTGGAAGGTTCTTCACAG GTCAGATTACAGCAGCAGGTAAAGTTCCGCCTGCCAAGGTGTTTGTGATTGGAGGAGGAGTGGCGGGTCTGGCTTCCATTGGGACAGCCAAGGCTATGGGGGCCGTGGTTAGAGCCTACGATGTCAGACCGGCAGCTCGTGAACAAATAGAATCTCTGGGTGGCCAGTTCCTGGAAGTGTCTGTGCAG GAATCAGGAGCTGGAGAGGGAGGCTATGCTAAGGACATCAGTGAAATGTCACAGGAGTTCCAGGAGGCCCAGAAAGCTTTGTATGCCAAACAGTGTGAGGAGTGTGATGTCGTCATTACTACTGCCCTCGTACCTGGCAAGCCAGCCCCTAAGCTGGTGTCAAAG GCAGTGGTTGACAGGATGAAGCCTGGCTCTGTGATTGTGGATCTGGCAGCAGAGGCCGGAGGAAACTTTGAGACCACCAGGCCCGGTGAACTGTACAAGTACAACGATGTGACACACATTGGTTACACCGACTTACCCAGCCGACTCCCAACCCAGTCCAGTACTCTCTACTCCAACAACATCTCCAAGCTACTTCTGTCCATGG GTGAGAAAGATCATTTTAACATCAACCTAGAGGATGAAGTAGTGAGAGGATCCATAGTTGTACAAAAT ggACAGGTACTACCTCCTGCTCCTCCTCCAAAACTTGATGCTGCCCCTGCAGCAGCAGCAGCCCCCACCAAAGTGGCTCCTCCTCCACCCCCAACCAAGTTCCAGACCACTATGAAAGATGCGGTTGTATACTCCTCTGGACTAGGGGCCATCACTGCTATTGGTTGTATTTCTCCTAGTCCTGCTTTTATGTCCATGGTTACAACATTTGGATTGGCTGGTATTGTTG GTTACCACACTGTATGGGGTGTGACACCAGCTCTCCACTCACCTCTTATGTCTGTGACAAATGCTATCTCTGGAATCACAGCTGTTGGAGGACTTCTGTTGATGGGTGGGGGCTACACTCCCTCCAACACCATCGAGACCTTGTCAGCCTTGGCAGCTTTTATCTCCTCCATTAACATCGGAGGTGGATTTACAGTCACTCAGAGAATGTTGGACATGTTCAAGCGACCAA CTGACCCCCCTGAGTACAACAAGCTGTATGCCATTCCTGGGGGAGTGTTGCTGGGAACCTACGGCTATGCTGCCTCCACCAATCTGTTCCCAGACATCCATCAGGCCACCTACCTGGCTGCCTCCATGTGCTGTGTGGGAGCTCTGACTGGTCTGTCCTCGCAGTCTACCAGTAGAATAG GAAATGCTCTTGGCATGATTGGTGTGTCATCGGGAGTAGCAGCAACCCTTGGATTACTGAAGCCATCTCTAGAGAACTTCACACAGATGGCAGCTTGCATGGGTGCAG GTGGTCTGATTGGTGTGTTGGGAGGCAAGAACGTGGAGGTGACTGACCTCCCCCAGATGGTGGCCCTGTTCCACAGTCTGGTCGGAGCCGCCGCCGTCCTGACATGCTTCGCCAACTACCTCCTGGAACAGCCTCACTTTGCTACTGACCCAGCAGCTAATGTTATCAAGACATTCCTCTTCCTGGGAACCTACATTGGAGGTGTCACCTTCACCGGTTCTCTAATTGCTTTCGGAAAACTGCAAG GAGTACTCAAGTCTGACCCTCTCCTTTTACCGGGAAGACATGCCATGAACTTGGGAATGTTGCTAGGTAATGTTGGCGCCATGGGCACCTTTATGGTCAGTGACGACCCAACCACTCAGCTGGCCTGCCTGGGGACTACCACTGCTCTGTCCAGCATCATGGGAGTCACTCTCACTGCTGCCATTGGAG GAGCTGACATGCCTGTGGTGATCACCGTACTGAACAGCTACTCGGGCTGGGCACTGTGTGCTGAGGGCTTCATGTTGAACAACAATCTGATGACCATCGTAGGTGCCCTGATTGGTTCTTCTGGAGCTATCCTCTCTTACATCATGTGTGTG GCTATGAACAGATCCCTAACCAATGTAATTTTGGGAGGTTATGGAACAAAGTCCACTGGTACTGGTAAACCCATGGAGATCACAGGAACCCACACCGAGATTGATGTCCCATCGGCTGTAGAGATGATCACTGAGGCAAGGAACATCATCATCACCCCAGGCTACGGACTCTGTGTCGCCAAAGCCCAGTACCCCATCGCTGAAATGGTGGAGCTCCTCAAGAAAAAAGGAATCAATGTCCGATTTGGAATTCACCCTGTAGCAG GTCGCATGCCTGGTCAACTGAATGTGCTGTTGGCTGAAGCTGGCGTACCTTATGACATAGTGCTGGAAATGGACGAGATCAATGATGATTTCCCTGACACTGACCTTGTACTGGTCATTGGAGCCAACGATACCGTCAACTCAGCAGCTGAGGAGGACCCCAACTCCATCATTGCAGGAATGCCTGTGCTGAGGGTCTGGGGATCCAAAAAT GTAATTGTGATGAAGAGAACACTTGGAGTGGGCTATGCAGCTGTAGACAATCCCATCTTCTTCAAACAGAACACCAACATGTTGCTTGGTGACGCCAAGAAAACTTGTGATGCTTTACTGACGAAAATCAAGGAGCACTATGGAGAGGCTTAA